ATATCCTCGGGCGTGCCCACCTGCACAATGGCGCCATCCTTCATGAGCACGATGCGGTCGCCCAGCTTGAGGGCCTCGTCCAGATCGTGGCTGACGAAGACGATGGTCTTCTGCATGGACTTCTGCAGGGCGATGAGCTCGTCTTGCATGTCCCGCCGGATGAGGGGATCCAGGGCACTGAAGGCTTCGTCCATGAGCAGGATGTCCGGATTCAGAGCCAGGGCCCGGGCCAGGCCCACGCGCTGCTGCATGCCGCCGGAGAGCTGGCGGGGCATCATATCGCCGTGGGTGGCCAGTCCCACCTGCTCCAGGGCGGCCTGGGCCAGCTCCCGCCGCCGGGATGGTGGCACGCCCTGAATCTCCAGGCCGTATTCGGCGTTCTGCCGCACGGTACGGTGAGGAAAGAGGGCGAAATGCTGGAAGACCATGCCCAGCTTGCTCAGACGCACCCGGCGCAGGGCCTCGCGGTCCAGGGTGGTGATGTCTTCGCCATCGATGAAGATGCGGCCGGCGCTGGGCTCGATGAGTCGGTTGAGGCAGCGCAGCAGGGTGGACTTGCCGCTGCCGGACAGTCCCATGACCACCACGATTTCGCCGGCGTCCACATGGAAGCTGGCATCGCGGACGCCGACGGCGCAACGGGTTTTCTGGAAAATTTCATCCTTGGACGCACCCTGCCTGAGCAGGGCCAGCCCGCGTTCGGGATGGGTCCCAAACACCTTGGAAACATGTTCGATGTGCAACTTGTGCATGGTTCGTCTCGGGAGCCGGCGGCGCGGGCCTGTGGCGCAACATCAGGCGGGCGGAGGACGGCTCGGGGCGCGCAATGCACCAAAATAGCAGTGAATAAAAGAGCCACGCAGCACCGAAAAGCTAGGATGCAGTGCCGGTGCAGCAGAAATGCGCCATGTGGCATGGCCTGTCTTTGACTTCATGAGAATAGCATCCTGACGATTCATGTCAACTCTGTTGCCAGATACTGATAGTTTGCATGGTGATCGGCACATGATGAGGACAATCAAAAAAATGTTTTGATGCTTCATCAATGTACTACGATAAGACATGCAAACTCTTCATACAGTGAATGATGCTCAAAAAAAATGATGCATAAGGCTCAGACTGCACTTTGCTGCTGTGAATATGAAATCACTATTGAATCACTGTCCACAGCTCTTGCGTCTTTCGTCTCTCCATGGAAAAACCGCAGGGCACGGATGGACAAGATATTTGATTTCAGGATGTTGGGAGGACTGCACAGGTTTTGCGAGCATGTGCAACGCCTTGCACGCCAGGACGTCGCAGGGCAGGGTGGCGCCGTGCCGGTTGTCCGTGTCCACGGGGTCTCTCGCCCTTTGGCCGCACATTTGCTAGCATGCCGCCATGCAGTTTCTTCCCGCCAAGAACAAAGGCCCTCTGCTGCTGGCCCTGGCCACGCTGCTGCTCATCGCCCTGGCTCTGGCCGCCTCCAGCCTGCAGGCCCTGCGGGAGCAGCGCCGCTCCCTGGACAGTCACCTGCTGCTGGCCGCCCGGTCCGTGCATGCCGCCCTGGCCGGGGCGCTTCGGCGCAGGCCCCTGCAGGATGGCGAACTGCCCCTCATCCCCGGTGCGGCGGCCTTCATGCAGGAGCTTCGGGCCGAGAGCGGCGTCCATTTTCTGGGCGTATATGGTCCTGAAGGCGAGCGGCTGGTTGCGCCCTTGTTTGACGAAGACGCCCAGCGTTTTCAGATCTCGAAGCGCATGGTGCAGGTGATGCAGGAGGAGGGGGAATTCAAGGGCGTGGAACTGGCCGGCGGCCTGCAACTGTTTGTTTACGGCCGGGATATGGGACCGCCCAGGCTGCGTGACCGGCTTGGCCTGCCGGGCCTTCCTGTGCCCCCGTCTGCCGGGCCTTTTGAGCGCCCCGGACCGGACAGGCCGCCCCCGCGCCAGCCCCCGCTGCAGGCGCGCCGGGTGTTGCTGGTGGGGTTGGACATGTCCCCCCATCTGGCCACATACCGCAGCTTTGTCCGTACGGCCTTGCTGCAGACGAGTCTGGTGTTCTTTGCCGCCGCCGGCCTCTGGGTGCTGGGCGTGGTGCTGCTCAATCGGCGAGAGCTGGCCCGCAAAACCGTGACGCTGGAACGCCTGCAGTCCCGCCTGCTGGACAATCTCCCCGACGGCCTTGTGCATCTGGACGGGCACGGCGCCGTGCTGGCCGCCAATCCCGCGGCGCATGTCCTGCTGGGCGTGGAGGAAGGGGCCCTGGTGGGACGCAATTCCCTGACCCTTGGCTCCCAGGCCGCCGCCCTGCTGGCCGACGAAAGCGACGCCGTCGCGCATCGGCCAGTGCGCTGGCGGCAGCAGCAGCACGGGGAGCGGTTTTTGGAAGTGTTGTCCCTGACCATGGATGAGGCCGGCCCCGCCGGCGCTCATGGGCATCCCTGTGCCGTGACGGCCTCCCCTGGTTGCGGTGAACGTCTGGTGCTCCTGCGCGACCGTACCGAACTCAAGAAGCTGGAAGAACACCTTTCCGACGCCCGCCGTCTGGCTACCGTGGGCGTGCTGGCCGCCGGCGTGGCCCATGAAATCCGCAACCCCCTGAGCGCCCTGCGCGGCTTTGCGCAGTTTTTCGCCAAAAAACTGGCCGGCAAGCAGCCCGAGGAGCAGTACGCCAACACCATGGTCAGCGAGGCGGATCGCCTGAACCGCGTGGTGGGGGACCTGCTGAATCTGGCCCGTCCCCGGGCGCTCTCGCCGGCGATGGTGGATCTGCAGGCCCTGGGCGAGGAGCTGGGCCATCTGCTGGAGCAGGATATCGCCGCCGTGGACGCCGTCTTTTCCACTGATTTTCAGGCGCAGATGTGCTATGCGGATGCGGACGCCATCAAGCAGTGCCTGCTCAATCTGATCCTCAACAGCCTGCAGGCCCTGGGCGAGGGCAGGGAGGCGGCTGCCCCGGCGGCGCATCCGGCGGTGCGGCTGGGGGCTGTGTCTGTTTTTGGCACTTCCGGCACTGCAGGCGGTGTGGAAGTGTTTGTGCAGGACAACGGCCCCGGCATGCGCGAAAGCGAGCGCCGTCATGCCTTCGATCCCTTCTACACGTCCAAACCCAGGGGCGCGGGCCTGGGCCTGGCCCTGGTGGAGAAAACCATGCGGGAACACGGCGGCAGCGCGCGCATCGAATCCGCCCCGGGCCAGGGGACCACGGTGCGGCTGCTGTTTCCGTTTCCCTCCGGAGAGGAAGCCGCATGAAGCGTCTGTGCATCATCGACGATGAACCCGGCCACCGCTTGATGGTTCGCGCCATCATGGAAGACGCCGGCTGGGACGTGGTCGAGGCCGGCAGCGGCGAGGATGGCCTGCGCCTGCTGCGCGAAGAGCTTCATGCCGCGGAGCCTGGGCAACGGTCCGGCGTGGTGCTGCTGGACATGCGCATGCCCGGCATGGACGGCCGCCAGACCCTGCACGCCCTGCAACGCCTGCGGCCGGAGCTGCCCGTGGTCATGCTCACGGCGTACGGCAGCGTGGATGTGGCCGTGGAGGCCATGAAGCGCGGGGCCTTCGATTTTCTCACCAAACCCGCGGACAACGAAGAGCTGCTCGCCACCCTGGAAAAGGCCCACGAGTACGGCCGGCTTCTGGCGGAAAGTGCCGCCCTGGCCCGGGGAAGCACGGACGCCCTGGCCGCGGATCTGGAACCCTGCCGCACCCTGGTGGGCGAGAGTCCGGCCATGCGCGAGGTCAAGGAGCTCATCGCCCGGGCTGGTCCCAGCGAGGCAACCATTCTCATCCTGGGCGAGTCCGGCACGGGCAAGGAGCTCATCGCCGAGGCCCTGCACGCCGCCAGCCGCCGGGCGGCCATGCCCATGATCAAGATCAACTGTGCCGCCCTGCCCGAACAACTGCTGGAAAGCGAACTCTTCGGCTACAAGAAAGGCGCGTTCACTGGCGCCGTGAAAGACAAGCCCGGTCGATTTGTCCTGGCCGATGGCGGCACCCTGTTTCTGGACGAGATCGGCGAGCTGCCCATGGCCGTGCAGGCCAAGCTGCTGCGCGCCCTGCAGGAACGGGTGATAGAGCCCCTGGGCGGCGTGAAGCCCGTGCCCGTGGATGTGCGGGTGCTGGCCGCCACCAACAAGGATCTTGCCCAGGCCATTGCCGAGGGCACATTCCGGGAAGATCTGTACTTCCGTCTGAACATTCTGGAAATCACCGCGCCTCCCCTGCGGGAACGCCTGGAGGATGTGCCGCTGCTCGCCAGTCACCTGCTGGACAAGCTGGCCCGGAAGAATCGTCGCGCGGCCCCGGCCGTCTCCGGCCTGTTTCTGGACGCCCTGCGCCCGTACCCCTGGCCCGGCAATGTGCGGGAGCTGGAAAACGTGCTGGAACGCGCCCTCATCCTCGCCAGTACAGACATGCTCCAGCCCGCCCAGCTGCCGCCCCGGGTGCTGGAGGCGCGCAGCCCCGCAGTGTCCGGTGCCGGGGCGCACATGGCGGCCGTCATCTCCCCGGCCCTGCTGGAGGAGGCGGAGCGCGAGGCCATCGTCAAGGCCCTGGACGCCCACCGCGGCCACCGCGAACGCACGGCCCAGGCCCTGGGCATCAGCCGGCGCACCTTGCAATACAAAATTTCCCGCTACGGCCTTGCCAAACGCCGCGATGCCGCGGACAACGACTCCCTGCAGTGAACGCCATGACCACCCTTGCCACGCCTTCGACTCCCTCGCCGTCCCTGGCCTGCCTGCCGTTCTTCCTGGATGATCGAACCTTTGCCCTGCCCCTGGAAGCGGTGGAGCGCGTGACGCGCATGGTGGCCGTCACCCCCCTGCCGGGCGCGCCGGCCGTGGTCCGCGGCGTCATCGATATGGCCGGGGATTTTCTGCCCGTGGTGGATCCGCGGGTGCGGTTCGGCATGCAGCCCATGCGCGTGTTGCCGTATCAGCAGCTGGTCATCCTGCGCACGACCCGTCGGCGCATGGCCATGCAGGTGGATGGCGCCGGGGAAGTGTTCCAGTGGACGGGTGTTGTCTCGCCGGCGACCGCGCCCTTGTGGCCCGGGCTGGAGCTGGTGGCCGGCGTGGCGCACCTGGGAGAGGAAATGATCATGTTGCATGATCCGGACCGCTTCTTTTTGCCCGACGAGGAAGAAGCCCTGCGGGCCGCCCTGGAGAAGCGGGGCGAGCCACAGGGATAAGCCAATGTCTTGGCTGGCCTTCCGGGTATGCCTGTGCTAGCGGGAAGGCATGTCCCGCGAGGAACCGCCGCCGGCATCGCCGCCCCATGTGTTGTCGCCCCTGCTGTACCGGCAGGTGGCGCAGCGCATCGCCGATCGCACGGGCATGGCCTACTTGACGGATCGGCAGACGGATTTCGAGCGCCGCCTGGACGCCGCTGCCAGGGAGCTTGGGCAGGAGCTGGGAGTGTTCGCCTCGGCCATCGTCTCCGGCGGACTCACGGCCGCCCAGTGGGATGTGCTGGCCGATCACCTGGCGGTGGCGGAGACGTATTTTTTCCGCGAAATGCGCACCCTGGCCATGCTGGAGGCCCATGTGCTGCCGGCCCTGGCCCAGCAGGCAGACCGCGAACAGCGGGGGCTGCGCATCTGGAGCGCCGGCTGCTGCACCGGGGAGGAGCCGTACACCCTGGCCATCATGCTGCACCGCGCCGGGCTCTGGCGCAGCGGGCGGGAGAATCTGCTGCTGGCCACGGATCTGAATCCGCGGTTTCTGCACAAGGCCCAGGCAGGCGGATACCGGCAATGGTCCTTCCGTGGGTCCCCGGATTGGCTGCTGGAGTATTTCGTGCAGGAATCCAGTCAGATTCGGCGCATCATCCCTGCCATCCGCAAGATGGTCCGCTTCGAGCAGCTCAACCTGGCCAGCCCGGGTTGGCCCAGGGACATGTGCCGCGAATTCGACCTGATCCTGTGCCGCAACGTGCTGCTATATTTCACCAAGGACGGCATGCGCGAGGTGACGGCGCGGTTCACGGGCCGCATGGCCCAGGGTGGCTGGCTGGTCACGGCCCCGGCCGAGGCGGCGCATTTGATGGAGCTGGAGCTGCTGGAACCCGTGCGGCTGGAAAGCGCCCTCCTGTTCCGCAAGGGGGGAGAATGTTCGCCGTGGTCCTGCCTGCTGCCGGAGGTGCAGCCGTCGGCGAACATGCTGGAGCAGGCCGATGCGGAGCAGGACACGCGACCATATTTGCCGGACGGGGAATGGCCGGAGAGTGGGTCGGAGCCGGAAGTGGCCGCCTTTCCGGTCGCTGCGAAGCTGGAGCCTGTCGGATTGGACGCCGCCGTGCCGGCCATGGAGGGCGACTGGCCGGCCCGTGCCGCATCCCTGGCCCGACAGCTGGCCGATGCCGGCCGCCTGGAAGAAGCCGGCCGCTGGGTGGCCAAGGCCCTGGAGACGGCGCGGCTGGATCCCGCCCTGCATCATCTCGATGGTGTCATCCACGCTGCCGCCGGCAACGAGGAGGACGCCCGCAAGGCCTGGCGCAAGGCATTGTATCTGGATCCGTCCCTGGTCATGACGCGGTATCTGCTCCTGTGTCTGGAGCGCGATGCCGGCGCTGTCGCCGCCGTGGCCACGCACGCTCGTGTGCTCCTGGACCAGCTCCAGGGCCTGCCGCCGGATGCCCTGGCCCCCAATGCCGAAGGACTTTCGGCCGGGCGGCTCAGGGAGCTTGTGGAGCAGGTCCTGTTTATGGAATAATTCCAAATCATGTCCACCACACTCTGCCTGTTGACTTCCGATGCCGATGCCGTGCTGGCCCGGCGCGCCCGCGAGCTGGCCCGCCCGGCCGTTTCCCGGGAACAGTGCGACCGGGTCGCGGTCCAGGAAATGTTGTTTTTCGCCCTGGGGGATCAGGCCTTTGCCGTGGATACGCGCTTTGTCCTTGGCGCGGGGCATGTGCATCATCTGCTGCCCCTGCCCGGCACGCCGGCGTTCATCGCCGGGGTCATGCTCTGGGAGGGCCGCATTCTGGCCGTCAACAGCCTGGCGCAGCTTTTGGGCCTGCAGTCGGGGCAGTCGGGCACGGACGCCGAGGCAGATATTGAGTCGGACCGCGGCCGGCTGGTGGTGGCCATGCACGGGCCGGATGTGGAGGCCCCCCGGCTGGAGCTGTTGTTCGAGGTGGATGCCCTGTTGGGCGTGGGTGGTCTGGCGCGGGAGGCGCTCCCAGGGGGGGCGCTGTGGCGTGCGCCGCCTCCGGCCGCCGGCCGGCTCGGGACCTGCCGGCGCGCCGTGGTGCAGGCCGCCATGGTTCGAGACCTGGCCTCCCCCCCGTCGGTGACGACTTTTTTGGACATGCATGCCCTGCTGACGGACCCGGCCTTGCAACCCGGGGCACACGCATGAGGCGCCGCAACGCGATGATGCCATCTGGCAAGGAGAGCGCATGATGCAGTGGAAAAATTTGTCCATCGGCTCCAAACTGGCGGTGGGCTTCGGTACGGTGCTGCTGCTGCTGGTGCTGCTCGGCTTCCGGGCCGTGCGCGGCACGGAGGAAGTGCTGGAAGGCATGCACTCCGTCACCGACGCCGTCATGGACATCTACCTGCTGAAAGTGAATGAGACAAGTCACCTGGCATGGTCCACCGAGGTCGCGCAGGGCCTGATCCTGGAAGACATGGAGCAGGTGGCGGCCCAGGCAGATCATACCCAGTGTGAATTCGGCAAGTGGTACTACGGTCCTGAGCGGAAGGTCCTGGAAACGGAGCATCCCGAGCTGGTCGATTCCATTGCCTCCCTGGATGCGCCGCACAAGGCCATGCATCATTCCCTGACGGAAATGAAGGAGCTGTACCGTCGCGATGGCGCTGCCGCCATGCCTCGGGTGCGCCAGA
This sequence is a window from Megalodesulfovibrio gigas DSM 1382 = ATCC 19364. Protein-coding genes within it:
- a CDS encoding two-component system sensor histidine kinase NtrB — its product is MQFLPAKNKGPLLLALATLLLIALALAASSLQALREQRRSLDSHLLLAARSVHAALAGALRRRPLQDGELPLIPGAAAFMQELRAESGVHFLGVYGPEGERLVAPLFDEDAQRFQISKRMVQVMQEEGEFKGVELAGGLQLFVYGRDMGPPRLRDRLGLPGLPVPPSAGPFERPGPDRPPPRQPPLQARRVLLVGLDMSPHLATYRSFVRTALLQTSLVFFAAAGLWVLGVVLLNRRELARKTVTLERLQSRLLDNLPDGLVHLDGHGAVLAANPAAHVLLGVEEGALVGRNSLTLGSQAAALLADESDAVAHRPVRWRQQQHGERFLEVLSLTMDEAGPAGAHGHPCAVTASPGCGERLVLLRDRTELKKLEEHLSDARRLATVGVLAAGVAHEIRNPLSALRGFAQFFAKKLAGKQPEEQYANTMVSEADRLNRVVGDLLNLARPRALSPAMVDLQALGEELGHLLEQDIAAVDAVFSTDFQAQMCYADADAIKQCLLNLILNSLQALGEGREAAAPAAHPAVRLGAVSVFGTSGTAGGVEVFVQDNGPGMRESERRHAFDPFYTSKPRGAGLGLALVEKTMREHGGSARIESAPGQGTTVRLLFPFPSGEEAA
- a CDS encoding quaternary amine ABC transporter ATP-binding protein, with translation MHKLHIEHVSKVFGTHPERGLALLRQGASKDEIFQKTRCAVGVRDASFHVDAGEIVVVMGLSGSGKSTLLRCLNRLIEPSAGRIFIDGEDITTLDREALRRVRLSKLGMVFQHFALFPHRTVRQNAEYGLEIQGVPPSRRRELAQAALEQVGLATHGDMMPRQLSGGMQQRVGLARALALNPDILLMDEAFSALDPLIRRDMQDELIALQKSMQKTIVFVSHDLDEALKLGDRIVLMKDGAIVQVGTPEDILTNPSNEYVERFVEGVDITKVLTAESVMKKTEAVAYIHHDGPRSCLRKMRLSGLSNLFVLDKEHRLIGVIKAEDCVRLVEDGKKDLGEIICMDCKHVALGTPASELIQILYNLPYPLAVVDDDRRLKGVIVRGTLLGAMAERGRAA
- a CDS encoding chemotaxis protein CheW encodes the protein MTTLATPSTPSPSLACLPFFLDDRTFALPLEAVERVTRMVAVTPLPGAPAVVRGVIDMAGDFLPVVDPRVRFGMQPMRVLPYQQLVILRTTRRRMAMQVDGAGEVFQWTGVVSPATAPLWPGLELVAGVAHLGEEMIMLHDPDRFFLPDEEEALRAALEKRGEPQG
- a CDS encoding chemotaxis protein CheW translates to MSTTLCLLTSDADAVLARRARELARPAVSREQCDRVAVQEMLFFALGDQAFAVDTRFVLGAGHVHHLLPLPGTPAFIAGVMLWEGRILAVNSLAQLLGLQSGQSGTDAEADIESDRGRLVVAMHGPDVEAPRLELLFEVDALLGVGGLAREALPGGALWRAPPPAAGRLGTCRRAVVQAAMVRDLASPPSVTTFLDMHALLTDPALQPGAHA
- a CDS encoding sigma-54-dependent transcriptional regulator gives rise to the protein MKRLCIIDDEPGHRLMVRAIMEDAGWDVVEAGSGEDGLRLLREELHAAEPGQRSGVVLLDMRMPGMDGRQTLHALQRLRPELPVVMLTAYGSVDVAVEAMKRGAFDFLTKPADNEELLATLEKAHEYGRLLAESAALARGSTDALAADLEPCRTLVGESPAMREVKELIARAGPSEATILILGESGTGKELIAEALHAASRRAAMPMIKINCAALPEQLLESELFGYKKGAFTGAVKDKPGRFVLADGGTLFLDEIGELPMAVQAKLLRALQERVIEPLGGVKPVPVDVRVLAATNKDLAQAIAEGTFREDLYFRLNILEITAPPLRERLEDVPLLASHLLDKLARKNRRAAPAVSGLFLDALRPYPWPGNVRELENVLERALILASTDMLQPAQLPPRVLEARSPAVSGAGAHMAAVISPALLEEAEREAIVKALDAHRGHRERTAQALGISRRTLQYKISRYGLAKRRDAADNDSLQ
- a CDS encoding CheR family methyltransferase; the protein is MSREEPPPASPPHVLSPLLYRQVAQRIADRTGMAYLTDRQTDFERRLDAAARELGQELGVFASAIVSGGLTAAQWDVLADHLAVAETYFFREMRTLAMLEAHVLPALAQQADREQRGLRIWSAGCCTGEEPYTLAIMLHRAGLWRSGRENLLLATDLNPRFLHKAQAGGYRQWSFRGSPDWLLEYFVQESSQIRRIIPAIRKMVRFEQLNLASPGWPRDMCREFDLILCRNVLLYFTKDGMREVTARFTGRMAQGGWLVTAPAEAAHLMELELLEPVRLESALLFRKGGECSPWSCLLPEVQPSANMLEQADAEQDTRPYLPDGEWPESGSEPEVAAFPVAAKLEPVGLDAAVPAMEGDWPARAASLARQLADAGRLEEAGRWVAKALETARLDPALHHLDGVIHAAAGNEEDARKAWRKALYLDPSLVMTRYLLLCLERDAGAVAAVATHARVLLDQLQGLPPDALAPNAEGLSAGRLRELVEQVLFME